A genomic region of Gemmatimonadota bacterium contains the following coding sequences:
- the mraY gene encoding phospho-N-acetylmuramoyl-pentapeptide-transferase: MLYHLLPQFADVHIVFNVFRYLTFRAAGAVVTSLLLAFLLGPMTIRWLRRLKVGQVVRELGPQTHLSKAGTPTMGGVLIVSAAALSTLLWADLTTWYTWIALLALLWMGALGFLDDYLKVVRGHSKGLVARYKLIGQFAFGLGLGLLLVLRPIWGTVAPNATMVPFFAEWLAVFAVPVYVGFVAFIVAGSSNAVNFTDGLDGLASGLCAIALIVFGIFAYLIGRVDTSAYLGLLYLPRSGELAIFSAALAGGAIGFLWYNAHPAEVFMGDTGSLALGGAIGTLAILLKTEFLLAIVGGVFVLEMISVILQTSWFKYTARRYGAGRRIFRMAPIHHHFEKLGWSETKVVIRFWILGVLCAMLAFSTLKIR; the protein is encoded by the coding sequence GTGCTCTACCACCTGCTCCCGCAGTTCGCCGACGTGCACATCGTCTTCAACGTCTTCCGCTACCTGACGTTCCGGGCGGCGGGCGCCGTGGTGACGTCCCTGCTCCTCGCGTTCCTGCTGGGGCCCATGACCATCCGGTGGCTGCGTCGCCTGAAGGTCGGGCAGGTCGTGCGCGAGCTCGGACCGCAGACGCACCTGAGCAAGGCCGGCACCCCCACCATGGGGGGCGTGCTGATCGTCTCCGCCGCCGCGCTGTCCACGCTGCTCTGGGCGGATCTGACCACCTGGTATACGTGGATCGCGCTCCTCGCGCTGCTCTGGATGGGCGCGCTCGGCTTCCTCGACGACTACCTCAAGGTCGTGCGCGGTCACTCCAAGGGCCTGGTGGCCCGCTACAAGCTGATCGGGCAGTTCGCGTTCGGGCTGGGGCTGGGCCTGCTGCTGGTGCTGCGGCCCATCTGGGGCACCGTGGCGCCCAACGCCACCATGGTCCCGTTCTTCGCCGAATGGCTCGCCGTGTTCGCCGTCCCGGTCTACGTCGGCTTCGTGGCCTTCATCGTCGCCGGCTCGTCCAACGCCGTGAACTTCACCGACGGTCTGGACGGGCTCGCGTCCGGTCTGTGCGCCATCGCGCTGATCGTGTTCGGCATCTTCGCCTACCTGATCGGCCGCGTCGACACGTCCGCCTACCTGGGTCTGCTCTACCTCCCCCGGTCGGGCGAGCTCGCGATCTTCTCGGCCGCCCTGGCCGGTGGCGCCATCGGCTTCCTGTGGTACAACGCGCACCCCGCCGAGGTGTTCATGGGGGACACCGGCTCCCTCGCGCTCGGCGGTGCCATCGGGACGCTGGCCATCCTGCTCAAGACCGAGTTCCTGCTCGCGATCGTGGGCGGCGTCTTCGTGCTGGAGATGATCTCGGTCATCCTGCAGACGAGCTGGTTCAAGTACACCGCACGCCGCTACGGCGCGGGCCGCCGGATCTTCCGGATGGCTCCCATCCATCACCACTTCGAGAAGCTCGGATGGTCCGAGACCAAGGTGGTGATCCGCTTCTGGATCCTGGGCGTGCTCTGCGCGATGCTCGCGTTCAGCACCCTGAAGATCCGCTGA
- the murF gene encoding UDP-N-acetylmuramoyl-tripeptide--D-alanyl-D-alanine ligase — protein MTPFRWSDREVRRALGLHAGEDEPTYGRVWTDTRSVAEGDLFVALVGERFDGHDYLHEAARAGARGAVVAAERADVAADAGLHTYPVQDTLIAFGQLARHRRRALPARVVGITGSSGKTTTKDLCRAAVGEERRTWATVGNLNNRVGVPRTLLDAPTDAEVVLVEMGTNLPGEIGILTAIAEPGLGIVTTVGEAHLEGLGSIEGVLHEKLALVRGLPEGATALVGDEPPALADAARATGRRIRVAGWGARADADLRPVDAHIGGEGGTRWTWQGHDVHLALPGRAAVTDALLALGAARELGVDGAAAVRGLAGVTASGMRGEVRRLGSLRVIVDCYNANPQSVRAALELLATLPHAGARIAVLGSMLELGERSDALHRALLDEALRGPIDRVVATGAFAIAAAALPASDRLLVHADVDGLAGRLVATLDGTELVLLKGSRGVRLERVLEPLTSAFGSREG, from the coding sequence ATGACGCCGTTCCGGTGGTCCGACCGCGAGGTGCGGCGCGCGCTGGGCCTGCACGCGGGCGAGGACGAGCCGACCTACGGGCGCGTCTGGACGGACACGCGCTCGGTGGCGGAGGGCGACCTGTTCGTGGCGCTCGTGGGCGAACGCTTCGACGGGCACGACTATCTGCACGAAGCGGCGCGCGCCGGTGCGCGCGGCGCGGTGGTGGCCGCGGAGCGGGCCGACGTGGCGGCCGACGCGGGCCTGCACACCTACCCGGTGCAGGACACGCTTATCGCGTTCGGCCAGCTGGCGCGCCATCGGCGGCGTGCGCTCCCGGCGCGCGTGGTGGGCATCACCGGCTCGAGCGGGAAGACCACGACCAAGGACCTGTGCCGGGCCGCCGTGGGCGAGGAACGGCGGACCTGGGCCACGGTCGGGAACCTGAACAACCGGGTGGGCGTCCCGCGCACATTGCTGGATGCGCCCACCGACGCGGAGGTGGTACTCGTCGAGATGGGCACCAACCTGCCGGGCGAGATCGGCATCCTGACCGCGATCGCCGAACCCGGGCTGGGCATCGTCACCACGGTGGGCGAGGCCCACCTGGAGGGACTGGGCTCCATCGAAGGCGTGCTCCACGAGAAGCTGGCCCTGGTGCGCGGGCTCCCGGAGGGTGCCACGGCGCTCGTGGGCGATGAGCCTCCCGCCCTGGCCGACGCGGCCCGCGCCACGGGCCGCCGTATCCGCGTGGCCGGGTGGGGCGCGCGCGCCGACGCCGACCTGAGGCCGGTCGATGCGCACATCGGGGGCGAAGGCGGCACGCGCTGGACCTGGCAGGGCCACGACGTGCATCTGGCGCTTCCGGGCCGCGCCGCCGTCACCGACGCGCTGCTGGCGCTCGGGGCGGCCCGTGAGCTGGGCGTCGACGGCGCGGCTGCCGTGCGGGGCCTGGCGGGTGTGACCGCCTCGGGGATGCGCGGTGAGGTGCGTCGGCTGGGGTCGCTGCGGGTGATCGTGGACTGCTACAACGCCAATCCGCAGTCGGTGCGCGCCGCGTTGGAGCTGTTGGCCACGCTGCCGCACGCCGGAGCGCGCATCGCGGTGCTCGGGAGCATGCTGGAGCTGGGCGAGCGGTCGGATGCGCTGCACCGGGCCCTGCTGGACGAAGCGCTGCGGGGCCCGATCGACCGCGTGGTGGCCACCGGCGCGTTCGCAATCGCAGCGGCGGCCCTCCCCGCCTCCGATCGCCTGCTCGTGCACGCGGACGTGGACGGACTGGCCGGGCGCCTCGTGGCGACGCTGGACGGGACCGAGCTGGTCCTCCTCAAGGGCTCGCGCGGCGTGCGTCTGGAGCGCGTGCTGGAGCCCCTCACCTCCGCTTTCGGCTCCCGGGAGGGCTGA
- a CDS encoding UDP-N-acetylmuramoyl-L-alanyl-D-glutamate--2,6-diaminopimelate ligase translates to MPLRLAALVTELDREGLRVEVVGEGDPVLEGAAQDSRAVRKGDLFLAWAGTAFDANDAVEEAARAGAVAAVVERVTPGLSIPQLLVRDGRRAAALAAARVYGAPADALHLVGITGTNGKTTTALLTRALLSSAGPSAAIGTLGLVQPDGRVRPGTEALTTPGPVELARWMRALVDEGVRSVAMEVSSHALEQRRVDGLRFAAAVFTNLTQDHLDYHPTLEAYVAAKARLATLLRPDGWAVVNAAEPAFASVRSGARVRTFGCEVPADLTATDLALDATGSRFHLRWQGTSAAVHLPLLGRFNVENALGAAAVALLAGLDLADVATGLDAAPQVPGRLERVVDHPCPVLLDYAHTPDALDNVLETLRPLTRGRLIVLFGAGGDRDPGKRPRMAEAAARWADLVVVTSDNPRTEDPDAIIDQILPGIGTASYERITDRTAAIGRVLDLARPDDLVVLAGKGHEQYQVIGREKRPFDERALVLAHLGRAGA, encoded by the coding sequence ATGCCCCTCCGTCTCGCGGCGCTCGTGACCGAGCTCGACCGGGAGGGTCTCCGGGTCGAGGTGGTCGGCGAGGGCGACCCCGTCCTGGAAGGGGCGGCGCAGGATTCGCGCGCCGTGCGGAAGGGCGATCTGTTCCTCGCGTGGGCGGGCACCGCGTTCGACGCGAACGATGCCGTCGAAGAGGCCGCGCGGGCCGGCGCCGTGGCCGCCGTGGTGGAGCGGGTCACGCCGGGGCTGTCGATCCCGCAGCTCCTTGTGCGGGATGGCCGCCGCGCGGCCGCTCTGGCTGCGGCGCGCGTCTACGGCGCTCCCGCCGACGCGCTGCACCTGGTGGGGATCACCGGGACCAACGGCAAGACGACCACCGCGCTGCTGACGCGCGCCCTGCTGTCGTCCGCCGGCCCCTCCGCCGCCATCGGCACCTTGGGGCTGGTCCAGCCCGACGGCCGGGTGCGCCCCGGCACGGAGGCGCTCACCACGCCGGGCCCCGTCGAGTTGGCGCGTTGGATGCGCGCGCTCGTGGACGAGGGCGTCCGCTCCGTCGCCATGGAGGTGTCCTCGCACGCGCTGGAGCAGCGCCGCGTGGACGGGCTGCGCTTCGCGGCGGCCGTCTTCACGAACCTCACCCAGGACCACCTGGACTATCATCCGACCCTGGAGGCGTACGTCGCCGCCAAGGCCCGGCTCGCCACGCTGCTGCGGCCCGACGGCTGGGCCGTCGTCAACGCCGCCGAGCCCGCCTTCGCCTCCGTGCGCTCGGGGGCTCGCGTGCGCACCTTCGGGTGTGAGGTGCCGGCGGATCTGACTGCCACCGACCTCGCGCTGGACGCCACCGGCTCGCGCTTCCATCTGCGCTGGCAGGGCACCTCCGCTGCGGTCCACCTGCCGCTGCTCGGCCGCTTCAACGTCGAGAACGCGCTCGGTGCCGCGGCCGTGGCCCTGCTGGCCGGGTTGGACCTGGCCGACGTGGCCACCGGCCTGGACGCGGCGCCGCAGGTGCCGGGTCGCCTGGAGCGCGTGGTGGACCACCCCTGCCCGGTGCTGCTCGACTACGCGCACACGCCCGACGCGCTGGACAACGTCCTGGAGACGCTGCGTCCGCTGACCCGCGGCCGCTTGATCGTGCTCTTCGGCGCCGGTGGGGACCGCGATCCCGGCAAGCGGCCTCGCATGGCCGAAGCCGCTGCGCGGTGGGCCGACCTCGTCGTGGTCACGTCGGACAATCCACGGACCGAGGATCCGGATGCCATCATCGACCAGATCCTGCCGGGCATCGGGACGGCGTCGTACGAGCGGATCACCGATCGTACCGCCGCCATCGGCCGGGTCCTGGACCTGGCCCGGCCCGACGACCTCGTGGTCCTCGCGGGGAAGGGGCACGAGCAGTATCAGGTGATCGGTCGCGAGAAGCGCCCGTTCGACGAGCGCGCGCTGGTGCTGGCGCACCTGGGGAGGGCGGGAGCATGA
- a CDS encoding penicillin-binding transpeptidase domain-containing protein, whose translation MTRRSTPRVSPARAGRPAGRRRFVLAFWLLAGLVLVLRALQVQVVQGPAWSQVAENQQRRTVKVPAARGSILDRNGAALAASQERMRVAVAPSEIKDREQAEARLVEALGISRSEARSVVRSERRWKYVPGDFSPSVREAFEGVSGIHTERVMRRVYPAGMRGTVLLGTLQDGQATGGIEQMFDEILSGEPGEEVSARDGGGREIPGETWMVRPPVAGGSVALTLDQDVQEIAVEALRAQIASTQASGGDLIVVDPRTGEVLAMVSLRADNKPALSAINAPYEPGSTIKPLIVVALLEHGVARLSDSIDTGNGTWTVNGRTVHDTSPHGHFTLADALRVSSNVGLAKAAQALTPEALYGSLRDFGLGTYTGVPLAGEGRGVLRDPSRWSGQSAVSHAIGYEVNVTPIQMTMAYAALANGGKLMEPILVREVRDATGRVVERGRPRVVRSVASEEVVASVREVLVDVVEDGTGTRAAMSTFRVAGKSGTSRAYGVGGYEPNAYYSSFVGFFPADDPQLVVYVKLDRPRGAYYGGSVAAPVTLATLESILAARGTPLDRSALAQTTRRAEAAPVPSRVRGPFRFAGRGAPEPAPVPPNPWAALPSPEPVPAATPTEGALRVPDLRGLSARVAVRRLHASGFRVRWSGEGIVSGTRPGSGSIAAPGDTIQIVASSSRDGRRAGRP comes from the coding sequence GTGACCCGCCGCTCCACCCCGCGCGTCTCGCCGGCGCGCGCCGGACGCCCCGCCGGGCGTCGCCGCTTCGTCCTGGCGTTCTGGCTGCTCGCCGGACTCGTGCTCGTGCTGCGCGCGCTGCAGGTGCAGGTGGTGCAGGGGCCCGCGTGGAGTCAGGTGGCCGAGAACCAGCAGCGACGCACGGTGAAGGTGCCCGCCGCGCGCGGCAGCATCCTCGATCGCAACGGTGCGGCCCTGGCGGCTTCCCAGGAGCGCATGCGCGTGGCCGTGGCCCCCTCCGAGATCAAGGACCGTGAGCAGGCCGAGGCCCGTCTGGTCGAGGCGCTCGGCATCTCCCGCTCCGAGGCCCGCAGCGTGGTGCGCAGCGAGCGCCGCTGGAAGTACGTCCCGGGGGATTTCTCCCCGTCCGTCCGGGAGGCGTTCGAAGGGGTCAGCGGCATCCATACCGAGCGCGTGATGCGCCGCGTGTATCCCGCGGGCATGCGGGGCACCGTGCTGCTCGGCACGCTGCAGGACGGCCAGGCCACGGGCGGCATCGAGCAGATGTTCGACGAGATCCTCTCCGGCGAGCCCGGCGAGGAGGTGAGCGCACGCGATGGCGGGGGCCGCGAGATCCCCGGAGAGACGTGGATGGTGCGTCCGCCGGTCGCAGGCGGGAGCGTGGCGTTGACGCTCGACCAGGATGTGCAGGAGATCGCGGTGGAGGCGCTGCGCGCCCAGATCGCGAGCACCCAGGCCAGCGGGGGCGACCTGATCGTGGTCGACCCGCGCACCGGTGAGGTGCTGGCCATGGTCTCCCTGCGTGCGGACAACAAGCCGGCCCTCTCGGCCATCAACGCGCCCTACGAGCCCGGCTCCACCATCAAGCCGCTCATCGTGGTCGCGCTGCTCGAGCACGGCGTGGCCCGCCTGTCCGACTCCATCGACACGGGCAACGGTACGTGGACCGTGAACGGACGCACCGTCCACGACACCAGCCCGCACGGGCACTTCACCCTGGCCGACGCGCTGCGCGTGTCGTCCAACGTAGGACTGGCCAAGGCGGCGCAGGCACTCACGCCCGAAGCGCTGTACGGATCGCTGCGCGACTTCGGTCTGGGCACCTACACGGGCGTGCCGTTGGCCGGGGAAGGCCGGGGCGTGCTGCGCGACCCGTCGCGCTGGTCGGGCCAGTCGGCGGTGTCGCACGCGATCGGATACGAGGTGAACGTCACCCCGATCCAGATGACGATGGCGTACGCTGCGCTCGCCAACGGCGGCAAGCTGATGGAGCCGATCCTGGTGCGGGAGGTGCGCGACGCCACCGGCCGTGTCGTGGAGCGCGGGCGTCCGCGCGTCGTGCGCTCGGTGGCCAGCGAGGAGGTCGTCGCCTCCGTGCGCGAGGTGCTGGTGGACGTCGTGGAGGACGGGACGGGCACGCGGGCGGCGATGTCCACGTTCCGCGTCGCGGGCAAGAGCGGCACGTCGCGCGCCTATGGCGTGGGCGGCTACGAACCCAACGCGTACTACTCCTCGTTCGTGGGGTTCTTTCCCGCGGACGATCCCCAGCTCGTCGTCTACGTGAAGCTCGACCGGCCCCGCGGCGCCTACTACGGCGGCTCGGTGGCGGCGCCGGTCACGCTCGCCACGCTGGAGTCGATCCTGGCGGCGCGTGGGACGCCGCTCGACCGGAGCGCGCTGGCGCAGACCACGCGGCGCGCCGAGGCGGCCCCGGTTCCCAGCCGCGTGCGTGGACCCTTCCGCTTCGCCGGTCGCGGTGCGCCGGAGCCGGCGCCCGTCCCGCCCAACCCGTGGGCGGCCCTGCCGTCTCCGGAGCCGGTCCCCGCGGCGACGCCGACGGAGGGAGCGCTCCGCGTGCCCGACCTGCGCGGGCTCTCCGCCCGGGTGGCCGTGCGGCGCCTGCACGCATCCGGCTTCCGGGTGCGCTGGAGCGGGGAGGGGATCGTCTCGGGCACACGTCCGGGAAGCGGCAGCATCGCCGCGCCCGGCGACACGATCCAGATCGTGGCCTCGAGCTCCCGCGACGGGAGGCGCGCCGGACGGCCGTGA
- the rsmH gene encoding 16S rRNA (cytosine(1402)-N(4))-methyltransferase RsmH, whose product MSYHEPVLADAVLEHLGPLGTGWVLDATVGGGGHAARILEQATECRLLAVDRDAEALAEARDRLQPFGDRVRFVNARFDAALDVAGVQDGTLIGALLDLGVSSHQLDEDRRGFTFRPGAPLDMRMGGEGESAADLLADASADELGRIFREYGELPRARALAQEIVRRRGGSPLTTSDDLVAALSRALGRSASMGEKARTFQALRLAVNDELDALEQALPRIRDALAPGAALVVISYHSLEDRRVKHAFRAWSQACVCPPGLPVCVCRGRPLGETLTRSPITASDEEARTNPRARSAKLRAWRAAA is encoded by the coding sequence GTGTCGTACCACGAACCCGTGCTGGCGGATGCCGTCCTGGAACACCTGGGACCGCTCGGGACCGGCTGGGTCCTCGATGCCACCGTGGGCGGGGGAGGCCACGCGGCGCGGATCCTGGAGCAGGCCACGGAGTGCCGTCTCCTGGCCGTGGACCGCGATGCCGAGGCACTCGCGGAGGCGCGGGATCGGCTCCAGCCCTTCGGGGATCGGGTGCGGTTCGTGAACGCGCGCTTCGACGCCGCCCTCGACGTGGCCGGAGTGCAGGACGGCACGCTCATCGGAGCGCTGCTGGACCTGGGGGTGAGCTCCCATCAGCTGGACGAGGATCGTCGGGGCTTCACCTTCCGTCCCGGTGCCCCGCTCGACATGCGCATGGGCGGGGAAGGGGAGAGCGCCGCCGATCTGCTCGCGGACGCCTCGGCCGACGAGCTCGGTCGCATCTTCCGCGAGTACGGCGAGCTCCCGCGTGCTCGTGCCCTCGCGCAGGAGATCGTGCGACGACGGGGTGGCAGCCCCCTGACCACGAGCGACGACCTCGTCGCGGCCCTGTCCCGCGCGCTCGGGCGCTCCGCGTCCATGGGGGAGAAGGCCCGCACCTTCCAGGCGCTCCGCCTGGCCGTGAACGACGAGCTCGACGCCCTGGAGCAGGCGCTGCCGCGCATCCGCGACGCGCTGGCTCCTGGCGCCGCCCTGGTGGTGATCTCCTACCACTCGCTCGAGGACCGGCGCGTGAAGCATGCCTTCCGCGCCTGGTCGCAGGCGTGCGTATGCCCGCCGGGCCTTCCCGTGTGCGTGTGCCGTGGCCGGCCGCTGGGCGAGACCCTCACACGCTCTCCCATCACCGCCTCCGACGAGGAGGCCCGGACCAATCCCCGCGCACGCTCGGCCAAGCTGCGCGCCTGGAGGGCCGCTGCATGA
- a CDS encoding division/cell wall cluster transcriptional repressor MraZ, giving the protein MSGFLGRYEYTLDDKGRVSLPAAFRRQVEGESFVLLQWQSPALTLFPTSAWSEVSRRLLEFRRSSPEAQDQVLWITANAVDATPDKQGRILVPSWLKEAAGLEGPVLVVGALDRIELWNPARFAERARAAAGPDFDRFALKIFG; this is encoded by the coding sequence GTGTCGGGGTTTCTCGGGCGCTACGAATACACGCTGGACGACAAGGGGAGGGTCAGCCTCCCCGCCGCCTTCCGCCGGCAGGTGGAGGGGGAGTCCTTCGTGCTGCTCCAGTGGCAGAGCCCGGCCCTGACGCTGTTTCCGACCTCGGCGTGGTCCGAGGTGAGCCGGCGACTCCTGGAGTTCCGACGGTCGTCGCCGGAGGCTCAGGACCAGGTGCTGTGGATCACCGCCAACGCGGTGGACGCGACCCCGGACAAACAGGGGCGGATCCTGGTGCCGTCGTGGCTGAAGGAGGCCGCGGGACTGGAGGGGCCGGTCCTGGTGGTCGGAGCGCTGGACCGCATCGAGCTCTGGAACCCCGCCCGCTTCGCGGAGCGGGCCCGGGCGGCGGCCGGTCCCGACTTCGATCGCTTCGCGCTCAAGATCTTCGGATGA
- a CDS encoding tetratricopeptide repeat protein, whose translation MYERLTRGLTTGVAALLLASFLPSFAAAQEQTASARFRVLVPNFWPAEGGNKGLGEKVAEELRDLINDFPTHQPIDRKDLRDVLKQNRVDEDDLDCIKARQLANIANAAVVVCGNVTPAGGKDSQIDARFIDVATGEEFNVPPITVGEKGQEEAASHISESFRTLVEQQRYAQFCAEYAQSQQWESALENCTRAIELNPNGTASLYTRGFVYNSLERFDEAMQDFRVVLEKNPIHENSLLGAGYAAVKMGNAEEARGFYNDYLELSPGNVQVRMKVAFDMAQAGDPYGAMQTVKAGLELEPENADLLEQYARYAIVAATAAAGPNPNEVTDEQRQLLQEGLDAYSKVLPMRGTDANVTDIRNRIAALQQLGQLPEAISAAEQALQTHGEEAQLWSLYADVLKRADRLDDALVALDRVQAIDAEYANLLARKGLWLMEAGRTDEAIPILRTAVDSGEQSGDAIANMLFGEGYRGGVQEQNFGKAIQLFDHASSFAQSSEVKDQVGFWNGYARYKMGEAIQKPQTLETAQRALPYFQRALELFTAHRAYERQQNVNIDQYIKNSTTFIEIQEAIIKRGS comes from the coding sequence ATGTACGAACGCTTGACACGGGGTCTCACGACAGGTGTGGCGGCGCTGCTGCTCGCCTCGTTCCTGCCGTCGTTCGCGGCGGCCCAGGAACAGACGGCTTCCGCGCGCTTCCGCGTGCTGGTGCCGAACTTCTGGCCCGCCGAGGGCGGGAACAAAGGGCTCGGGGAGAAGGTCGCGGAGGAGCTCCGTGATCTGATCAACGATTTCCCGACCCACCAGCCGATCGACCGGAAGGACCTGCGGGACGTCCTCAAGCAGAACCGCGTGGACGAGGACGATCTCGACTGCATCAAGGCGCGTCAGCTCGCGAACATCGCGAACGCCGCCGTGGTCGTGTGCGGCAACGTCACGCCTGCCGGTGGAAAGGACTCCCAGATCGACGCCCGCTTCATCGACGTGGCGACGGGTGAGGAGTTCAACGTGCCGCCGATCACCGTGGGTGAGAAGGGTCAGGAGGAGGCGGCCAGCCACATCTCCGAGTCCTTCCGCACGCTCGTCGAGCAGCAGCGCTACGCGCAGTTCTGCGCCGAGTACGCGCAGAGCCAGCAGTGGGAGAGCGCGCTCGAGAACTGCACCCGCGCCATCGAGTTGAACCCGAACGGCACCGCGTCGCTCTACACGCGTGGCTTCGTGTACAACTCGCTGGAGCGCTTCGACGAGGCCATGCAGGACTTCCGCGTGGTGCTCGAGAAGAACCCCATCCACGAGAACTCGCTTCTCGGCGCGGGCTACGCCGCGGTCAAGATGGGGAATGCCGAGGAGGCGCGCGGCTTCTACAACGACTACCTCGAGCTGTCGCCCGGCAACGTCCAGGTGCGCATGAAGGTGGCGTTCGACATGGCGCAGGCCGGGGATCCGTACGGCGCCATGCAGACGGTCAAGGCCGGTCTGGAGCTCGAGCCCGAGAACGCCGACCTGCTCGAGCAGTACGCGCGCTACGCCATCGTGGCCGCCACCGCCGCCGCCGGGCCCAACCCGAACGAGGTGACGGACGAACAGCGTCAGCTGCTCCAGGAGGGCCTGGACGCCTACTCCAAGGTGCTGCCCATGCGGGGCACGGATGCCAACGTCACGGACATCCGCAACCGCATCGCGGCGTTGCAGCAGCTCGGCCAGCTGCCCGAGGCCATCTCGGCGGCGGAGCAGGCGCTCCAGACGCACGGCGAGGAGGCCCAGCTGTGGTCGCTCTACGCCGACGTGCTCAAGCGGGCCGACCGCCTCGACGACGCCCTCGTGGCGCTCGATCGGGTGCAGGCCATCGACGCCGAGTACGCGAATCTGCTCGCGCGGAAGGGCCTGTGGCTGATGGAGGCCGGTCGGACCGACGAGGCCATTCCGATCCTCCGCACCGCCGTGGACAGCGGCGAGCAGTCCGGGGACGCCATCGCCAACATGCTGTTCGGCGAGGGCTACCGGGGCGGCGTGCAGGAGCAGAACTTCGGCAAGGCCATCCAGCTCTTCGACCACGCCTCGAGCTTCGCACAGAGCTCGGAGGTCAAGGACCAGGTCGGATTCTGGAACGGCTACGCCCGCTACAAGATGGGTGAGGCCATCCAGAAGCCGCAGACCCTGGAGACGGCGCAGCGCGCGCTGCCCTACTTCCAGCGGGCTCTGGAGCTGTTCACGGCGCACCGCGCCTATGAGCGGCAGCAGAACGTGAACATCGACCAGTACATCAAGAATTCGACGACCTTCATCGAGATCCAGGAAGCCATCATCAAGCGTGGCTCCTGA
- a CDS encoding thioesterase family protein, producing the protein MNDLELRFRHRVPVRFRDIDLGGHAHHSVALMYFEEARAAYWRDVVGRPRLEDIDYILAEATVRYRQRVLYPDLLDVGVGVVRLGKKHFEMAYEVRSSSGEVLVTGRSIQVMYDYAAGRSMRMPDEMRARIQAFEGAGLEGPDADGAGAS; encoded by the coding sequence ATGAACGATCTGGAGCTCCGCTTCCGGCACCGCGTGCCCGTCCGCTTCCGGGACATCGACCTGGGAGGTCATGCCCACCATTCCGTGGCCCTAATGTATTTCGAGGAGGCCCGAGCGGCGTATTGGCGCGACGTGGTGGGTCGTCCCCGTCTCGAGGACATCGACTACATCCTCGCCGAGGCCACCGTCCGCTACCGGCAGCGCGTGCTCTACCCCGACCTGCTGGACGTGGGCGTGGGGGTGGTCCGGCTGGGGAAGAAGCACTTCGAGATGGCCTACGAGGTCCGCTCGTCCTCCGGCGAGGTGCTGGTGACGGGACGATCGATCCAGGTCATGTACGACTACGCGGCGGGCCGGAGCATGCGCATGCCGGACGAGATGCGGGCCCGCATCCAGGCGTTCGAGGGGGCGGGGCTGGAGGGGCCCGACGCCGATGGGGCGGGCGCGTCGTAA
- the thiO gene encoding glycine oxidase ThiO, which yields MADQPNRSSAPGAAPDLVVVGGGIVGLAVARALANEGLTVTLVERDRPGAESSWAAAGMLIPLGESEEGPFRELVLASHRAWPLWARELEADAERSVDFRAGGRMVLALDEPRAEALREGVRALARSGHAVEWLDAATARAREPGLAEAVRGAALHLEDAHVDNRRVGPALEAAALRVGVRVERAEARSLHIQHGRIQGVHLLDGRLLPTPRVVVAAGAWSGQLEGVHPGLAVRPVRGRMIALRPPGPLPERILDTGTVYLVPRGGRILVGATMEDAGFDRSPDPRASAALLAGAVAALPDLAGLPLDEEWQGFRPGTPDGLPYLGPDPATEGLFYATGHFRNGILLAPLTAALLRDLVLGRSVESPPAFRVDRG from the coding sequence ATGGCGGACCAACCTAACAGGTCCTCGGCGCCGGGCGCCGCCCCGGACCTGGTGGTGGTGGGCGGGGGCATCGTGGGCCTGGCCGTGGCCCGGGCGCTGGCCAACGAAGGGCTGACCGTCACGCTGGTGGAGCGTGACCGGCCCGGGGCCGAATCCTCCTGGGCCGCAGCCGGGATGCTGATCCCGCTGGGCGAATCCGAGGAGGGCCCGTTCCGCGAGCTCGTCCTGGCGAGCCACCGGGCCTGGCCGCTCTGGGCGCGGGAGCTGGAGGCGGACGCGGAGCGGAGCGTGGACTTCCGCGCCGGCGGCCGGATGGTGCTGGCGCTCGACGAGCCCCGCGCCGAAGCCCTGCGCGAAGGGGTCCGGGCGCTCGCCCGGTCCGGACATGCGGTCGAATGGCTGGACGCCGCGACCGCGCGGGCGCGGGAGCCCGGGCTCGCGGAGGCGGTGCGAGGGGCCGCCCTCCATCTCGAGGACGCCCACGTCGACAACCGGAGGGTGGGCCCCGCGCTCGAGGCCGCCGCGCTGCGTGTCGGGGTCCGGGTGGAGCGGGCGGAGGCCCGGAGCCTGCACATCCAGCACGGCCGCATCCAGGGCGTGCACCTCCTCGACGGGCGCCTGCTCCCCACGCCACGGGTGGTGGTGGCTGCCGGCGCCTGGTCCGGCCAGCTCGAGGGCGTCCATCCGGGGCTGGCCGTCCGTCCGGTCCGCGGCCGTATGATCGCGCTCCGCCCGCCGGGTCCGTTGCCCGAGCGGATCCTGGACACGGGCACCGTCTACCTGGTCCCGCGCGGCGGCCGCATCCTGGTGGGGGCCACGATGGAGGACGCCGGCTTCGACCGCAGCCCCGATCCGCGCGCCTCGGCCGCGCTGCTCGCCGGCGCCGTCGCCGCCCTGCCCGACCTGGCCGGGCTGCCCCTGGACGAGGAATGGCAGGGCTTCCGGCCCGGCACCCCGGACGGGCTGCCGTACCTGGGTCCGGACCCGGCCACCGAAGGCCTCTTCTACGCCACCGGCCATTTCCGCAATGGGATCCTCCTCGCCCCCCTGACCGCCGCCCTGCTCCGGGACCTGGTGCTGGGGCGATCCGTGGAGTCTCCTCCCGCGTTCCGCGTCGACCGGGGTTGA